AATGGCGTCGTAGTCAGGTAAGAGGTAGATAGATCTTTTCTGGTCGCTCGTCTATACATCATCCTTTCATTAGTCATTTTTGATTAGCGGATGAAAGCACAAGCATGATTGTACTTTTCTTAGaatgaagaaaagaaataaacCATCAGACTGAGACTGACGTACATTCATACTACTATCTCGTGGTCCATTTCTGTTGCAAATAACTTCTCCCCTGATTTGAACAATAATTTTTCAGGCTGAGATGGAAATTTTACGCTCACCGGATTACATTTTCACATACTAAGATAGGTTACAATTGAATGTCGAACAGTTAGTTGGACATTTTGCATCAGTCCTGATACCACTTAGAAGATAGAACAAGTCTGTATCTCTGGAGATTTTCTGAAGTTTTAAGTGTGTACCTAACCAATTGAATATTATAGATGCATTTGTTACTTCTACTTGACACCATTGACACTCTGAAGTTTGCAGGGTTCAATTGACACATGGTGTGTAAGCATTTGCCTATCTACCTAAAGGGTATGCTGGAGGGTTGCCAACATCAATGTGCTATGTGCTGCAGAAATGGATTTTCAAAAACCTCTAGCACATGGTGTCCTAGGAATTCCTGGATATGTCGACCTGCTAGCTCATTATCAGGTTTTGAtgcatctattaatcatatgataaAAGAACCAGAACATGGATAAATTTTGTATAGTGTAGTCCTAGTATCTAGCTTGGCTGCTTTTAGAGGTCTGAGCTATAGAAGTTACCGCGGTAAATAAAGTCTAAAGTATTCTGTAAAGGCCTACATATTTTTGCCCCATTATGTTTAATCTTTGGTGAGAAATACAATTATGCTCCATAAAatgagctaatgtcggagaaggtcGCTCTCAGTTTTAGTTTAAAACCATTTGTTATGTTGCCAACTACTTTCTAAATTTTAATGCGGTCACAGTAAAGTCATCTAATGGAACGCTCCTTGTATAATTTAACTTGTTGATATTCACAGAAGCCTTCTTGTTATCAATGAATATAGTGTCTAGAAATAAGGACACTTTAACTAGTGCTTAGTATGCCCCTTTACATGGTTACCTGAACTTGAATGGAGTGCCTTTCTTAGTAGGTGTTTGGTACTAGCTTGCCTTGTGAAGTAATAGTTGTTCTCAATGCTATGTTTTATACAAATTTTTATGGTGCCATTGTCTTTATGAATGTAATCACAACTTTACATTATGTAGGAAAAATAGGCAAGAAGACGAGGAAACATGAAGACGGTGGTTTGTGTAAATGGGATATTTTGTGTAATGGTGACTGAATCGTTGGAGATGCACTTTATATATCATTTTGTAGACTCGCATTGTGTCTGACAAAATGAACCATATTGTAATGGATGAAGTATTTACATCTGAAATTAATTAATGTGTTATTGTTTGGTTATGGTTTATTATTGTTAGGGCATGCATGTTATTGTTATGAAACATGAAACTTGATTTATATTTTGTTGGTAACGCAAATGTAAGCTATTGAGGGCTATTGGATGTTTGTGGGCAAAACGAAAAAACCATCTCATAGTCTGTCGAAGAAAGCTAATGCACGGGCCAACGAAAAGTTGGTCGGGAAAACAAACCCTGTCACACAGTCGGTCGGGAAAGCCTCCTGGAAGGCCTAATAGACTGTTGGTTGGGAAAACAAATTATGTCAAACAGTTGGGTGGGAAAGCTTCATGGCAAGCCCAATAGACTGTTGGTCGGGAAAGGACCATGGCAGGCCCAACAGAATGTCGGTCGGGAAAAGTGCCCCATAGCCAACAAGTGATCGGTCGGCAAAGATATGTCGGTCGGGAAAGGCTTTCCCCGTCTGGACTTTCCCCAACAGACAAGATCGGTCAGCAATAGTTTTTCCCAACCGACTGTCTGTCATGGGAAGTTGTTTTTCCAACGAACCTGACTGTCGCAGatgtagtgttgtggtgtagtgattTAAGTCTTTAGTAACTAAATATGTGTAGCAAGCCACCAAAAGTACATGTTTAGAAACTTTGTTCGacgacgaatccaatgatatactccctccgtctcataatataagacgtttcttCCACCGACGTATGACAAAACGTTTCACTGGTCAAACTGAAGACCCCGCTCTCACCTTACAAACCCGAGGTAGTATACTTGAGACCTAGATTGTGTACTCAGGTAATTTTTTGTACGAAGCATGCATGCATCTAACTAAAGGGAAGGGCTCAGTTGAATAACGATCGCCTCCAGCCCCAGGCTAGATTAGATGGAACCAACAGCTCGCAGATGAGGATTGAGAGCCTTGACCTAAAAAGTGAAATGAAGATCGAAAAGAACAAAAAAACTAAATACTAGCTACTCCTACTCCAGGTCCCATATAATTGATGTGCACTCATCGAACTCAAAGTCAAGTGGTTACGCAGATTCCATGTGCAGTAACTAGCTGCTGGCATGGGCAGGTGAAAAGGCCGTACAGACACATCCAGATGGAACCGGACGAATCGGCGGTTAGTTAGAGTTGGTACACTGCCATTGTATTTTTCTTCTTTAGCCGTGGGATGCACTCCACTAGTTCTAGCTCTATTGGCTTACAATATCATAACTACTCACTGATTTATACTCTACGTACTTTGTCTTCTTGGGAATCTGTGTTATGTATGGGCAATTTGATTATTGTGATCAGTGTACAGATGCATGGTGCATGATGTGGAGTAGATAGATAGATAAACAGGTGCGATTGATGCATACTTAATACGACTATATATGTCCCTTGTACCTAGCCTtatagagttttgccagaactgatGGGTTAGATGAATGTATGGGGTGTTTAGTTGCTGTATAAAAACGTGTGAGATGATTGAGCAATGTACATGCAGACGTGGGCGATTTTCTATTTTACTGGTACGAGTTGGATCCCTTTTCCGACTTTTATTTTTCAGATCACGATGAAATAGTGCTTTTGAGGGTGCTCATTTTAACAAGCCCTCTAATTGTGCCATAGAAAAACAGCAGACAAGGAGACCATGCGCCGCCAAAAAAAAGGTAAAGACCGGtagttcattttttttcttttcattttgccAAAACCAGTGGTGTATACTTAATGCGATCCCCCTGGTGTTGCTGGTATGCCAAATGCTCTAGCAGTTGGTAGTTTTCATCAAATTGTAGTAGTAGATGTCTATGGATGCGTTTATTTCTCTTTGGTAACCCATATGCCAGTAGTAGGTATATATGTGATTGTGTTACCAGCTCTTGCTACGGTACGTTGGATTCTGATGTATGAAAGCAGAGAGAATGAAAAATCACTTCAATTTTGTTCCTATAAAAACTAGTGCAAGCTTGATGAACTGTTATGTGTTTATAGATTTAACTGGAGTCCCAAAAACATAACAAGTTGTATGAACTTTCAAACACATGTTTGATGTGCATGTACAAAAAGTAGTTCGATATTATTTCCGAGGGTGATTAGGCAAGCTCCAAGATGTCCAGGAAGATTCAAGGAAATTCCAAAATGTTTCATAATTATTTCAGCAAGCCTCGGCATGCCGCATgccgcaagtaaaagtaagtatgcCACACGTGTATCCGATTGCCATGGAAATCAAACATAAGAGATGAGTATATTACTACACATAGTGACAGTAGGATATAACCAAACGACAGGGCCTAATTTATTGCCAAATTGAAGTGTGACTAAGGTTTGTTCTAAGCTGCGGAATAACCGGACCGTTCTGTATACTCGTAATACACTACGTATATCTTTCCTTTTTCTCCaaatttacattttttttacttttATCTTCCTTTTTACGCAATGAAACTTGGCATAGCAGACACGCAGCCACGGTGTCAAATATTCACAGAGCGCATTGCTTAAAGTGCTGGTTTCCAGAATCACAAAGCTCCTTAGTCGAGCCAACTACACTtcacaaaaagaaaaaggaaagcatGGAAATAAATTTTAACCATGTCTTGGAAGCTAAGGGCCTTCTCTCATATTCAACAAAGCAGTGATCAACTTGGCTACCAGTATAACCTACTGTTATGATAACGATGATTAGCAAGGCATTTATTCTAATGTATCTGATTAAATACTTGCCCTTTTTCATAACACAGGTCAAAAGTCCTCTATGCTTAACTGAGTATGTTTAACATCAAGAAAAGTAGATTTCACCTACTAAAACTGTCAAGTAACATCATAGGGAAGCCAAATATAATAATGAGGAAAAACAGAGTACTTTGAAAGGGCTTTGCTTAATAATGTTCTCTTTCTACAAAAGCTTGCTTAAGCAGACCAGGGTTGGTAAAGGGAAGATCAGACAATACATTAAGGCACTCTCTAATCAACCATTCGTTGCAAAGTCCTTTATTCAGGGAACAAGTTGTAAGAAATCATTGGCCAATTACATTGGAAAATCTGTGTTGGTTAACTTCTAAGAAACATGTGGGACCTGTTCAAGATTTGCCTTTTACTTCTACAGTAAGCATGATTGGTGTGGAGTTGAGAGTTGATNNNNNNNNNNNNNNNNNNNNNNNNNNNNNNNNNNNNNNNNNNNNNNNNNNNNNNNNNNNNNNNNNNNNNNNNNNNNNNNNNNNNNNNNNNNNNNNNNNNNNNNNNNNNNNNNNNNNNNNNNNNNNNNNNNNNNNNNNNNNNNNNNNNNNNNNNNNNNNNNNNNNNNNNNNNNNNNNNNNNNNNNNNNNNNNNNNNNNNNNNNNNNNNNNNNNNNNNNNNNNNNNNNNNNNNNNNNNNNNNNNNNNNNNNNNNNNNNNNNNNNNNNNNNNNNNNNNNNNNNNNNNNNNNNNNNNNNNNNNNNNNNNNNNNNNNNNNNNNNNNNNNNNNNNNNNNNNNNNNNNNNNNNNNNNNNNNNNNNNNNNNNNNNNNNNNNNNNNNNNNNNNNNNNNNNNNNNNNNNNNNNNNNNNNNNNNNNNNNNNNNNNNNNNNNNNNNNNNNNNNNNNNNNNNNNNNNNNNNNNNNNNNNNNNNNNNNNNNNNNNNNNNNNNNNNNNNNNNNNNNNNNNNNNNNNNNNNNATGACTCAGGATCCTCCTAACAGCAGAAGTCAAATGAGCAGGCACTCTTATATCGCTTTAGTTTCCTCCCAAGGTTTTTTAGCAGTAGGGATAcatgccaaggggaggaatcccatgTTCAACATCGACACAAACAATGTAAACTGCTGCTAGATATGAACTTAAAAACTCCTAGCTCATATGAATTTTCTTTATGCTCATTCTGTCTGTGTTAGTTTAGCTAGGATATTaatttgcaaaaaagaaaagaaaaaaaaagaagaaagaatataTGACAGTGCTAGGTCACAAATTGGTCTCCACATTTGTGTACTTTTCTTTCTAAACCAGAAAACGGTTCCCACACACACACGTAGCATAAGCATACCTGCAAGTCATATGCAAAGTCCCTGAAACTCTGACTCTCTGGCAGTAACAACCACGCTGTTGTTTTCTTCAAGAAACGGCCACTGCTATGTGCTGTGCAGAGAAACAAGGCTGCTGGGCCCAGTGACAAAACTTAGGAACAGTTGAAAGTACTTCCAGGAACCTGCTCCCGGCATCAATCAATGTAGGCCATGCAAGTACCTAACGCAGATTCATCACGCATCCTGTGCCTCCAAAGTTGGTGCAATATCGCACATCCCCTTTGACCTGATCGGCATCCATGCACGTGTGTTAGCAAGGGAAATAAGCCCCAGGCTGTACAGAAGGCAACATGTCACACACGTTCTCTCGCCTTGGCCATTAGATGAGCCATCGAAAAGTTTCAGTAAGGTGAGAAAAGTCACCTAATTCAGCATGATTCTACGATAAGACACAACAATAATGTCCTAATGATCTTAGACATTACCCTTCATCTAGAAAACCTGTATTTCTTTTAAGGCACCACGCTGCTGTAGCGGCATACTTTTATCCACAAAGGCGTGGGATACGAATCCCTGTTCCCATGATGACCAATATAAAAAAACATCCCTGCATACAGTGTTAGCGTTAATCAATACCTTCTTACCTGTAACGATACTTATGTATAACAAAAGTACCAGTATTAATTAGGAAGCAAACCTCTCGCTTTTGGTTACGCCATTTTGTGTACTTTGGCAGCTTGGTTTCACATATGATATATGATGTATTGCCATGTGTATGGAGAGGTTCCTAGAGACTTACGGTTTGTTAGGGGTGGGCCTACCGTGATACAGAAGGTTAAAGTGAGACATCAGACCGATTACTGATCTATTGTAAGATTGTACATGCCTTGGTAAGGTAATTCAAACCAGTCACTGTAACATTCCGATTCAATCACTGTAACATTCCAACTCACGAAGGGTGAAACTAAAAAAAAGGCAGCCTGGTGCACATAGCTCCCGTTtacgcagggtccggggaagggtccgatcacttcGGGTCTTTTGTACGCAgcatttccctacatttctgcaagaggctgttttcAAGAttcgaacccgtgacctcatggtcacaaggcaacagctttaccTCCAAGGCATGGTCACGAAGGGTGAAATTACATGATCACaaatttatgtgattagttcacaaagCTATTGTGTATGGATATGTTTGTTGAAGACATTCTGTACTCGCAACTTTGCAGAACTTTCATAGGAATGGTTGTTCTTCAAGTGGTGATGGCAATATTGATGTTTCATCAGTGTTACAGTGTGCATTTGTATTTGACTCGTCGATAAAATATTTACTGAGTTTAAACTTTTCTAAGAATCTCCATCTACACTTGTCTACCAAATCACCAAAGCTTAAAGTTTGAGTAACTACAACACTAGAAATGAAGACCGAAACATGACATAGGGCATATCACCTTTGGAAGAAAATCAGATGATTTAAACCTTTGgagttactccctccattcctaaatataagtcgagattccaatatagactacatacagagtaaaatgagtgaatctacactctaaagtaggtgaggtctatatacatccgtatgtagtttgtattgaaatctctaaaaggacttatatttcggaacggagggagtacttgatagAAGAGTTATTGTCGAAGCAGTTGACAATGCCTGGTAGCTCACTTATTTTATACGCATCGTCTAACAACCCAGCTGCCCTGCAGCATCTCACAGTTCTTTCCCAGAAACCACCCTTCTTTCTCTTCCCTACATGCGCCTCATCCTCCTACTATATAAACCACCCCATTCTGCACCTCATAACCCACAAGAAGAGAAGTAGAAACAAACAAATAACAAGTCTCTTCTATTACTTGTAACAAAGTGCAGCTAAGGACACTTACATGGCGACTTCCATGAGTTGCCTGCTGGTGCTATGCCTTGTCTGTCCCCTCCTTGCTGGTGTCGTACGTGCCAACCCATGGTACGGCTTGTTCCCACAGTTTTACGATCACTCTTGCCCGAAGGCAAAGGAGATTGTGCAATCCATCGTGGCGCAGGCTGTTGCCCAGGAGACCAGGATGGCAGCATCCTTGGTCAGGCTGCATTTCCATGACTGCTTTGTCAAGGTCTCCGTTTCATCTTTCCTGTAGTATCCTTTACATTTTTCTACACCGCTACAATGATACTTGCTGAACATGGTTCCTGCAATGTAGTACAGAAAATTACTATTTCATTGTGAGTCTGTGACTAATAGTAATAGGATAAGCTATGCATTTTATTTCTAATCTTACAGCAGTTCCAATGCTCAACTAAATGCCTAAAGTGTTATTTTTGCTATATTTGTCCTTCATATGGGgaaccttgtcctcaggaacatggAAGAATCTGTAGTTCCTAGGCTAAACTTTTAGTTTTACCAATGATAAGATAGCCTGCCTACAATGCCATACGACCACTACTTATTGTCTTGATGACATGATCGAGTCCATACCATGATTGCTTTTCCCTGAAAAGATGGCGATTGCTTAATTCAAGTGCACAATAATTGGCACTCTCCATGCAATGCTCATCCTTCACAAAATGCATGTACCTGATCCAATGAAACTACTATTTCGTTGCATGTGCCGAATCTGTGTAGTACCAGCAACtttttctgacttttttttccttCTGTGCATAGGGGTGCGACGCATCCGTGCTACTGGACAACAGCAGCAGCATAGTCAGCGAGAAGGGGTCCAACCCCAATCTGAACTCCCTCCGGGGGTTCGAGGTCGTCGACCAGATCAAGGTCGCCCTTGAGACAGCCTGCCCCGGTACTGTCTCCTGCGCCGATATcctcgccctcgccgcccgtgACTCTACTGTCCTTGTATGTGCACACCAAAACTAATTCTTTCCCAGATAGCACGAGTTAAACAATGCAGCCAGTATTAGTGATTCTTTGGGACCCAAATCAACCTGCAGGTTGGTGGCCCTTACTGGGACGTGCCACTCGGCCGCAGGGACTCTCTGGGTGCAAGCATCCAGGGATCAAACAATGACATCCCTGCCCCCAACAACACCctacccaccatcatcaccaagttCAATCGCCTCGGTCTCAACATCGTCGATGTCGTCGCCCTCTCAGGTGGCCACACCATCGGCTTGTCCCGCTGCACCAGCTTCCGGCAGAGGCTGTACAACCAGTCGGACAACGGCATGGCCGACAGCACACTGGATATGTCCTACGCTGCGCAACTAAGGCAGGGGTGCCCCCGCTCCGGTGGCGACAACAATCTCTTCCCACTCGACGTcgtcagctcgaccaagtttgacaACTTCTACTTCAAGAACATCCTTGCCGGTAGGGGTCTCCTCAGCTCTGACGAGGTCCTGCTTACCAAGAGCGCGGAAACAGCAGCACTTGTGAAGGCGTACGCGAATGATGTGCATCTCTTCTTCCAGCACTTTGCACAGTCAATGGTGAACATGGGCAACATCATGCCACTGACCGGGTCACAGGGGGAGATCAGGAAAGACTGCAGGAGGCTCAACAACTATCACTGAGTTGCTGAAGCTCCTGTAAGTGCTGAATTGTGTGTGAAGTTGGTGCCATATTTTGTTTGAATAAGCAAGTGTGGTTGTAATTTTCGAAATCGCTTGATCATTTGTGTCATGTAATTGCATTATGAAATGTGTGTAATAATAATTCAATATATAAGATGAGTTCACTTGTTTGCTAAGCTGGTTATTTGACATAACTTACCAAGTTCTGACTTCCAAATTTCACTCATGGTACACATCCACCTATTGTTCAACAGCTCTCGTGGTACTCCAGCTGTGCTGACTTCAAGATTTATCATCTGTCAAAATAAAATGGATCAAAAAGAATTAGTCTTTCAAGATACATATAAATTATTGATTCAATCTTGTTATGCCTCCAAGAAATATCTCGGACGGTTATGGAACCACTAAAACTAAATATGACTTGACCAAGTTTGCGCTGATGACCACTAGGATACACCACATCGTATTGCTGTGCCATACTAGGTTCATAAAACAAGTAAACCTCCTAATTTCTAAATGAAGAAAATCAGGTACATGTGATTCTTTTCAGCACAAGTTGTGCAGCTGTGTTATCTTTTGATGACAGCTGGAGAAAGCAGGATGCCAATCAAATTGGAACAAGAGCAAGTGAGGAGAAGTGCCCAAAAAAGAGGAGTCCAGTCACCTGCCTTGCTCATCGGAAGAGCAAGCAAGGAATTATCACACAGTAAACTAGTCATGCCAAGTTTCACCATAGTAATCAGAGATGCAAATCATGATTGCAAAAATAAATTCAAGGATCTGTGATGTTGATATTTCATCAAACAGATAGGTATAGGGCAACTTGCATTGCAAACCCTCAGTTCATGCTTTCATACTACACTAGTACTGTTAGAACTCATGGACGAGAGGTGTAATCATTACCGCACAGGATACTTGGTTCCAGCAGAGAGGAATTTATTTGTAGGCTCTGTGCTTGAAGTCACTCATTAGCTGAGAACCACCAGCTCAACATCCAGAGAAGCTGGGAGCAAACTAAGGCATTTCATAAACTGGTTGCTTCAGGGAATTAGTTTTTTGAGCTTCTTGTGTCAGGGTTCACGATATTTCTTTACAACACCCAAAATGACACGTAGGTTTCTTGAAAATCATTTTTTTATCATGTTTATCTGAAACCAGTAAGTTCCCAGATAGTTGTGGCTAACCTCACCCAATTGAATTAGAAGTTTTTTGAAAGAGTAAAAACCATCTAATAAACGGCCGCATAAATCTAAGTATAGAGCAAGGGTGATTGTGTTCAGTTGATATGTACAAGGTGCCATTTCCAGAAATTTGTAGAGGGGCAAATGGAAAGGCAGACTAGCCGCTTTAACATGTATTTACAGAATCTGTATGTGAAGCAGGAGACAAGTGCATCATTACATTGTCAAAGATTTCGAAGGAAATATATCCGAATAGGGCTAGAAAGTGAAAATAACAAGACAATGAGGGAACAAAGAGCatatagttaaactaattacctgcAGGTCCATTGCTCTTACAAGCTTTCTATTTGCACCATTTTCTCTCGCGTGGTGTTATTTTATCACCAAGCCCTGGTAGCTCTACTAGTAGTTTACTACCCTCAGTTGATCTGATTAGTCGTTTAAGTGCATTTCTTGCGCAAAGAACTGCCACTGGTTTCCTCCTTTCTCATGCCCTCCCAGTGTACAAGATCTTCTGTTGCCAACTGCCAGGATGGTCAATGATGTCAACAAATATTTGCTTCACCTACAAAACACAGAATGCATATTAACAAAATTCTCAAGGATGCATTATGAAGCCTCGGTTATATCTGCAAGAACATGGTGTACTTACGAGAGTAGCTTTGCTTACAGAAGATGATACAATGGGCCAGAAGAACTTCCCTAACAGATTGCACCGGTCACCAAACTTAACCAGAATTCTGAATCATTGCTTCAATTGCCTTATTGGCCTTAACCAGCTCCCCTTTTGAGCAAAGGGAAGCAATAGCAGGATAATATGTGTCAAAGTCGTCATAGAAAGACTTCCCTAGCAAATTGCCATTGTCAATATCAGTATTATCAGTTGTTGTGCATAAACTATCAGTTCTCTCTGTCATGGGTTGCAATGTGCCTCGGGAACTTCCGTGGAGGCAATTGCTAGAAACATCAAAATCGGCTGTACTTAGAACTTGTTCTGAATCTGTTCTAGGATCACAAGCATCATCAGTTCTCTGCAGCTTCTTGAACTGACCAAGTGTATTAGAAATATTAGAATC
The Triticum dicoccoides isolate Atlit2015 ecotype Zavitan chromosome 3A, WEW_v2.0, whole genome shotgun sequence genome window above contains:
- the LOC119267913 gene encoding peroxidase 15-like; protein product: MATSMSCLLVLCLVCPLLAGVVRANPWYGLFPQFYDHSCPKAKEIVQSIVAQAVAQETRMAASLVRLHFHDCFVKGCDASVLLDNSSSIVSEKGSNPNLNSLRGFEVVDQIKVALETACPGTVSCADILALAARDSTVLVGGPYWDVPLGRRDSLGASIQGSNNDIPAPNNTLPTIITKFNRLGLNIVDVVALSGGHTIGLSRCTSFRQRLYNQSDNGMADSTLDMSYAAQLRQGCPRSGGDNNLFPLDVVSSTKFDNFYFKNILAGRGLLSSDEVLLTKSAETAALVKAYANDVHLFFQHFAQSMVNMGNIMPLTGSQGEIRKDCRRLNNYH